The nucleotide window TTTGAGGATTGGCTGGTTGAGATAGAGGAAAACTGGATACCTGTGCTGAAGGAGTGGGAGCCTTTAGTGAAAGTCTGGAGGCCTGAGGAGAATCCCGGCCTGTTAGAAAACTGGCCTTCGGTAGAGCAGTTATTCGAGGAAAAAGGGTATGATGTTTCGGGCCTGCCAGTCTGGAGTACCTATGTTAAAAAGATTGACAAATATACCTACGAGTACCGGCGTTTCCAGGCATATTCAATAATATGTGCCCCTCTGCGAGACTGCTGGTTCTCTCCACATGAAGTAGTAGACGAATACGGGTCCCTGGAAGACTGGGAGCATGTCGTTGGAACAGGGGCGTGGATACCGACAGATTATGTCAGCGACAGCTCGGTTAACTTTAAAAGGAACCCCAACTACTGGCAATCCGACCCACTGCTCCCGGACTACAAGCTACCGTATGCGGACAATCTTGTTGTCCTGGCAATAATCGACGATTCTACCTACTACGCAGCCCTGCGGACAGGTAAGCTCGATACCGGTTACGTCGAGTGGGACAAGGTAGACAGTTTCAAGAAAAATTGTCCCGAGATGCTCAACAGGAAATCGGTATCGACAACTACTCATGTCATCCACATCAGGACAGACGAGGGTCCGTTCAGTGATGTACGTGTTCGGCAGGCAGCTATGCTGGCAATAGACCAGCCGAGCATGGCCGATGAGTTCTACGCTGGTTCGGCTAACATACATGCCTGGCCGGTACAGCCAGTCTTCCCCAGCGTCTGGGAGCCGCTGTCAGCGTTACCCCAGGAGGTCCAGGAGCTGTACCAGTATCACCCCGACAAGGCGCGGGCGCTCCTCACGGAGGCGGGCTATCCCGACGGCTTCAAGACTACCTTCATTGTCTACCCCAGTCAGGCAGACCGCGACTCTTGCCTGATAGTCGCGGAGTATCTGAAGGCTGTGGGTATTAATGCTGAAATAGAGGTCCCTGAGGCTACTAACTATGTTTCGATGCTATACGGCAGACAGTACCAGGACATGATATCCTGCTGGTGGGGGAACGACAGCATCTATGACGTTATGGAATGTTGCGACGGCGGATGGCTGGGGTCACCCTATAACTTCTCCAATGTGTTGGACGACTATTGCTACAATGCATATACAACCTACATGGCGGAGCCGGATGCCGATGAGCGAAGCAGAATCCACAGAGATGAAGTACGTTACGTCCTCCCGCTGGTCTATGAAATAGTCCTGCCAACACCGGTCGGTAGTGGTTTCTGGTGGCCATGGCTAGCGAACTATCATGGTGAGGCAGACCTGGGAAAGCCCGATGAGACCCGCTGGGGCGAGATACCCAAGTACCTCTGGATTGACCAGGACCTCAAGTATGAGATAACCGGAAAGAGGGACTAGGTAAAGTCAGGAAATACCGAATAACCTGCAAGAGGTTGCGGGGTGTGGCG belongs to Dehalococcoidales bacterium and includes:
- a CDS encoding ABC transporter substrate-binding protein codes for the protein MKSRVVWLTVSCLMVAALVLSSCQAAVEGEKEKTETVTGKVTEKAAPTVEEEEAVVEAAVEEGAVMVKNVLGKMVREPQYGGTIRYRLRPSSTEHFDWIWWDANAMCSIIYDRIDTVRWERGPAGTNENPINYTWYTEEWYGNELSESFEAVDLRTCRTTLKQGIRFWDKPPVNGREVVADDVVWSFIRRCTHPQASWYSTEAQSLDYWTKTFDDIASGKIPLAQFEDWLVEIEENWIPVLKEWEPLVKVWRPEENPGLLENWPSVEQLFEEKGYDVSGLPVWSTYVKKIDKYTYEYRRFQAYSIICAPLRDCWFSPHEVVDEYGSLEDWEHVVGTGAWIPTDYVSDSSVNFKRNPNYWQSDPLLPDYKLPYADNLVVLAIIDDSTYYAALRTGKLDTGYVEWDKVDSFKKNCPEMLNRKSVSTTTHVIHIRTDEGPFSDVRVRQAAMLAIDQPSMADEFYAGSANIHAWPVQPVFPSVWEPLSALPQEVQELYQYHPDKARALLTEAGYPDGFKTTFIVYPSQADRDSCLIVAEYLKAVGINAEIEVPEATNYVSMLYGRQYQDMISCWWGNDSIYDVMECCDGGWLGSPYNFSNVLDDYCYNAYTTYMAEPDADERSRIHRDEVRYVLPLVYEIVLPTPVGSGFWWPWLANYHGEADLGKPDETRWGEIPKYLWIDQDLKYEITGKRD